One Corynebacterium efficiens YS-314 DNA segment encodes these proteins:
- a CDS encoding FAD-dependent monooxygenase, with translation MVSTLHKTDELKGQSIVISGGGIGGAAGALALSLRGADVTLFERAPEFKEVGAGLQIGPHGWRMLEGWGVIDRIIAAGYLPQDMQFRDAITRETILTLDFDEEFEKHYGGRYLVIHRSDLLSILVDAAREAGATLHNGATVGESRRTDAGIEVDLEWEGKEGPATFEADAFLAFDGIHSRHRNHLVEDAPVPSAYVAYRGTSKLQEDEAMKDLKSVIGYIGPHVHFIQYPLRAGELLNQVAVFESKRYLEGREAGDVPEDWGNPEELKQAYTHCSDFIQDRLDTLWTHNWWQMSDREPLLKLNHGRMILVGDAAHPPLQYLASGAVMAMEDAEAIAIFASDAANAGNLDWEQVFEEVSAERAPRCARIQTTGRFWGELWHLEGTARLIRNELFRQADRSGWFQYADWLWGYDASKREYLKDPSKGELPKEIQEWRYALLENNQEVNA, from the coding sequence ATGGTTTCCACTCTTCACAAGACAGATGAACTGAAGGGCCAGAGCATTGTCATCTCTGGCGGTGGCATCGGTGGCGCGGCTGGTGCCCTGGCGCTGTCCCTGCGCGGCGCGGACGTCACCCTCTTCGAGCGTGCACCGGAGTTCAAGGAGGTCGGTGCCGGCCTGCAGATCGGCCCGCACGGTTGGCGCATGCTGGAGGGCTGGGGTGTCATCGACCGCATCATCGCGGCCGGTTACCTGCCGCAAGATATGCAGTTCCGTGATGCGATCACCCGTGAGACCATCCTGACCCTGGACTTCGATGAGGAGTTCGAGAAGCACTACGGTGGCCGTTACCTGGTCATCCACCGCTCTGATCTGCTGTCCATCCTCGTGGACGCGGCCCGTGAGGCCGGTGCCACCCTGCACAATGGTGCCACCGTCGGCGAGTCCCGTCGCACCGACGCCGGCATCGAGGTTGACCTGGAGTGGGAGGGCAAGGAAGGCCCGGCCACCTTCGAGGCTGATGCCTTCCTGGCGTTCGACGGCATCCACTCCCGTCACCGCAACCACCTCGTGGAGGATGCGCCTGTCCCGTCGGCCTACGTGGCCTACCGTGGCACCTCCAAGCTGCAGGAGGATGAGGCCATGAAGGACCTCAAGTCCGTCATCGGTTACATCGGACCGCACGTCCACTTCATCCAGTACCCGCTGCGCGCTGGCGAGCTGCTCAACCAGGTGGCTGTCTTCGAGTCCAAGCGTTACCTGGAGGGCCGTGAGGCCGGTGACGTCCCGGAGGACTGGGGCAACCCGGAGGAGCTCAAGCAGGCCTACACCCACTGCTCCGATTTCATCCAGGATCGTCTGGACACCCTGTGGACCCACAACTGGTGGCAGATGTCCGACCGTGAGCCACTGCTGAAGCTGAACCACGGCCGCATGATCCTCGTCGGCGATGCTGCACACCCACCGCTGCAGTACCTGGCTTCCGGTGCCGTCATGGCGATGGAGGATGCTGAGGCCATCGCGATCTTCGCTTCCGATGCCGCCAACGCCGGCAACCTGGATTGGGAGCAGGTCTTCGAGGAGGTCTCCGCGGAGCGTGCGCCACGCTGTGCCCGTATCCAGACCACCGGCCGGTTCTGGGGCGAGCTGTGGCACCTCGAGGGTACCGCCCGCCTGATCCGCAATGAGCTGTTCCGTCAGGCTGACCGCTCCGGCTGGTTCCAGTACGCGGACTGGCTGTGGGGCTACGACGCCTCCAAGCGCGAGTACCTGAAGGATCCCTCCAAGGGTGAGCTGCCCAAGGAGATCCAGGAGTGGCGTTACGCCCTGCTGGAGAACAACCAGGAAGTCAACGCCTAA
- a CDS encoding dicarboxylate/amino acid:cation symporter — translation MDFKSIRSSLLFRVVIAIILGIVCSLFFPVWLAQIFTTFNGLFGNFLNFFIPVLIFALIAPAIAGLGRGAGKWLGIVAGIAYASTILSGLLAYAASRALYPWMLADHANISEIDLDADALVPYFSIEMPPPFEVMTALLLAFCLGLGMTVVKSENLYKVTRELERVVMKVITAFVIPLLPLFIFGIFLGLGMNGGLVEIMSAFGKVLILAVVGTLVFLTIQFITAGVIAGRNPWTLFKNMLPAYFTALGTSSSAATIPVTYQQTLKNDVDVNVAGFVVPLCATIHLAGSMMKIGLFAFAVVYIYDIQVSVGLALGFLLMLGITMIAAPGVPGGAIMAATGMLASMLGFNTEQVALMIAAYIAIDSFGTAANVTGDGAIAVIVNKLSKGRISETHQEDLPEEDRVEFGITPSDIEHRG, via the coding sequence ATGGACTTCAAGAGCATCCGCTCGTCGCTGCTGTTCCGGGTGGTCATAGCGATCATCCTCGGAATCGTCTGCAGCCTCTTCTTCCCGGTGTGGCTCGCCCAGATCTTCACCACCTTCAACGGCCTGTTCGGCAACTTCCTGAACTTCTTCATCCCGGTTCTGATCTTCGCTCTCATCGCACCCGCCATCGCTGGTCTCGGCCGTGGTGCGGGCAAGTGGCTGGGGATCGTTGCCGGTATCGCCTACGCCTCCACCATCCTGTCCGGTCTGCTCGCCTACGCGGCGTCCCGTGCCCTGTACCCGTGGATGCTCGCCGACCACGCCAACATCAGCGAGATCGATCTGGATGCGGATGCACTGGTCCCCTATTTCTCTATCGAGATGCCACCACCCTTCGAGGTCATGACCGCCCTGCTGCTGGCGTTCTGCCTCGGCCTGGGTATGACGGTGGTCAAATCCGAGAACCTGTATAAGGTCACCCGTGAGCTCGAGCGTGTGGTGATGAAGGTGATCACCGCCTTCGTCATTCCGCTGCTGCCCCTGTTCATCTTCGGCATCTTCCTCGGTCTGGGCATGAACGGCGGGCTGGTGGAGATCATGTCCGCCTTCGGCAAGGTGCTCATCCTGGCTGTGGTGGGCACCCTGGTGTTTCTGACCATCCAGTTCATCACCGCCGGTGTCATCGCCGGCCGTAACCCGTGGACCCTGTTCAAGAACATGCTGCCCGCCTACTTCACCGCGCTGGGCACCTCCTCATCCGCGGCGACCATCCCGGTCACCTACCAGCAGACCCTGAAAAATGATGTCGACGTCAACGTCGCGGGCTTCGTGGTGCCACTGTGCGCCACCATCCACCTCGCCGGCTCCATGATGAAGATCGGTCTCTTCGCCTTCGCCGTGGTTTACATTTATGACATCCAGGTCAGCGTCGGTTTGGCCCTGGGCTTCCTGCTCATGCTCGGCATCACCATGATCGCGGCACCGGGTGTTCCGGGTGGCGCCATCATGGCGGCCACCGGCATGTTGGCCTCCATGCTCGGTTTCAACACCGAGCAGGTCGCCCTCATGATCGCCGCCTACATCGCCATCGACTCCTTCGGCACCGCAGCCAATGTCACCGGTGACGGTGCCATCGCGGTTATCGTGAACAAGCTGTCCAAGGGGCGTATCTCTGAGACCCACCAGGAGGACCTCCCCGAGGAGGACCGCGTGGAGTTCGGGATCACCCCCTCCGACATCGAGCACCGCGGTTAA
- a CDS encoding SdpI family protein, with translation MTVIGIILGSLFGILAVLLVVTGVLAWKAKLPGNPVLGIRVPEVRKSQELWDMAHRVAGPLWVLSGVAWAIASLMAFAATGWMWLVVGLGVIGGLVFLGMGAGMGAHTVAMVDAKRKAQGEDAGGCSSCGEGGCGSAAEGAGDTCAPANEPVENDTPVNAPAIDFDALRRAAQAQNQAQTRASQD, from the coding sequence ATGACGGTGATCGGCATTATCCTTGGCAGCCTCTTCGGCATTCTCGCAGTCCTACTCGTCGTAACCGGTGTCCTCGCCTGGAAGGCGAAACTCCCCGGCAACCCTGTTCTGGGCATCCGTGTCCCGGAGGTCCGCAAGTCGCAGGAACTGTGGGACATGGCCCACCGCGTGGCGGGCCCCCTGTGGGTGCTGTCCGGTGTCGCCTGGGCGATCGCCTCGCTGATGGCGTTCGCCGCCACCGGGTGGATGTGGCTCGTGGTCGGCCTCGGTGTCATCGGTGGTCTGGTCTTCCTCGGCATGGGTGCCGGCATGGGAGCCCACACCGTTGCCATGGTTGACGCCAAGCGCAAGGCGCAGGGCGAGGATGCGGGCGGTTGCTCCTCCTGCGGCGAGGGTGGCTGTGGTTCCGCGGCAGAGGGCGCAGGCGACACGTGTGCTCCCGCCAACGAGCCCGTTGAGAATGACACCCCGGTCAACGCACCCGCAATCGACTTCGACGCCCTGCGCAGGGCCGCCCAGGCACAGAACCAGGCACAGACCCGGGCAAGCCAGGACTAG
- the trpL gene encoding trp operon leader peptide: MNNFCQSQGTQWWWRAR; the protein is encoded by the coding sequence GTGAACAACTTCTGTCAATCCCAGGGCACCCAGTGGTGGTGGCGCGCTAGATAA
- a CDS encoding anthranilate synthase component 1 — protein sequence MSTAPHVLSRTVRYHEDASSLFAHLGGTVADDAALLESADITTKNGISSLAVLKGSVRVTCEGQRVTAQPLTESGRIVASRLAEELGEYRISALSPEHGNPVTFEFPVSDAVDERERLTSISTIEVLRKLQFDSGYDHPALPLLMGGFAFDYLETFETLPAVGEGINTYPDYQFLVAEIILDINHQEQTAQLVGVSSDPDALGEELAQLAGLIDAALPGSDHAYKVTPHAGDTLRVVADIPDAEFRQQVADLKDNIHNGDIYQVVPARSFSAPCPDAFAAYLQLRATNPSPYMFYVRGLDNNRPYELFGASPESNLKFTAATGELQLYPIAGTRPRGLNADGTINDELDIRNELDMRTNAKEVAEHTMLVDLARNDLARVSVPATRRVADLLQVDRYSRVMHLVSRVTATLDPELDALDAYRACMNMGTLTGAPKLRAMELLRGVEKRRRGSYGGAVGYLRGNGDMDNCIVIRSAFVQDGVAAVQAGAGVVRDSNPQSEADETLHKAYAVLNAIALAAGSTLEVVR from the coding sequence ATGAGCACCGCCCCCCATGTTCTATCCCGCACGGTGCGGTACCACGAGGATGCCTCCAGTCTGTTCGCCCACCTCGGTGGGACTGTAGCCGATGATGCGGCGCTGTTGGAGAGCGCGGACATCACCACCAAGAACGGCATCTCCTCCCTGGCTGTGCTCAAGGGTTCGGTCCGGGTCACCTGCGAGGGCCAGCGGGTCACGGCGCAGCCTCTGACCGAGTCGGGGCGCATCGTAGCCTCCCGCCTGGCGGAGGAGCTGGGTGAGTACCGGATCTCCGCACTGTCGCCGGAGCATGGCAACCCGGTCACCTTCGAGTTCCCGGTCTCGGATGCGGTGGATGAGCGCGAGCGCCTCACCTCCATCAGCACGATCGAGGTGCTGCGGAAGCTGCAGTTCGATTCCGGTTATGATCACCCGGCGCTGCCGTTGCTGATGGGCGGTTTCGCCTTCGACTACCTGGAGACCTTCGAGACTCTGCCGGCGGTGGGAGAGGGGATCAACACCTACCCCGATTATCAGTTCCTGGTCGCGGAGATCATCCTGGACATCAACCACCAGGAGCAGACCGCCCAGCTGGTCGGTGTGTCCAGCGACCCGGACGCGCTGGGGGAGGAGCTCGCGCAGCTCGCCGGGCTTATCGACGCCGCACTGCCCGGCTCCGATCACGCCTACAAGGTCACCCCACACGCCGGCGACACCCTGCGCGTGGTCGCCGACATCCCGGATGCGGAGTTCCGCCAGCAGGTCGCCGATCTCAAGGACAATATCCACAACGGTGACATCTATCAGGTGGTGCCGGCGCGGTCCTTCTCCGCACCGTGCCCGGATGCCTTCGCAGCCTATCTCCAGCTGCGGGCCACCAACCCGAGCCCGTACATGTTCTATGTGCGCGGTCTGGACAACAACCGTCCCTATGAACTCTTCGGCGCCTCCCCGGAGTCCAACCTGAAGTTCACCGCCGCCACCGGCGAGCTGCAGCTGTATCCGATCGCCGGCACCCGCCCGCGTGGGTTGAATGCGGATGGCACCATTAATGATGAGTTGGATATCCGTAATGAACTGGATATGCGCACCAACGCCAAGGAGGTTGCGGAGCACACCATGCTGGTGGATCTCGCCCGCAATGACCTGGCGCGGGTGTCGGTACCGGCGACCCGTCGCGTGGCGGATCTGCTCCAGGTCGACCGCTACTCCCGGGTGATGCACCTGGTGTCCCGGGTCACCGCCACCCTGGATCCGGAGCTGGATGCCCTGGATGCCTACCGTGCGTGCATGAACATGGGGACGTTGACGGGTGCCCCGAAGTTGCGCGCCATGGAGTTGCTGCGGGGCGTCGAGAAGCGTCGCCGTGGGTCCTACGGCGGTGCCGTGGGGTACCTGCGCGGCAATGGCGACATGGATAACTGCATTGTCATCCGCTCCGCGTTCGTGCAGGACGGGGTGGC